A single Acidobacteriota bacterium DNA region contains:
- a CDS encoding DUF1552 domain-containing protein, which yields MMNFRKAVPRRTFLRGAGSVLALPLLDAMVPAFAGTTDTDDLTPQRFSTSYVPNGIIMNRWTPEAEGANFQLTPTLEPLAPFRQKMLVISGLAHSNARALVADEAGGFHPRASSVFLTGAHPKRTEGADFRVGVSVDQVLAKEAEKKTQLGSLELGVDAADLLGVCDTGYTCAYSNTLCWRTPNAPVPMLNHPREVFERMFGDANSTDRQARIARMQEDRSVLDYVSQSSASLLKKLGAADGQKMSDYFDSVRDVERRIQLAEEQSARELPNFDRPAGVPAKYTEHTKLMFDLEVLAFQSDITRVATFMMGREQGTRVFDELGISDAYHPLTHHQGDPVKISKVTKIDLLHTQLFAYFLERLSATPDGDGTLLDHVAALYGCCISDGNIHLNHDLPVLLMGGGVKLRMGRHVRFPQHTPMSNFYVTLLNQFGVSASSFGDSSAKLAL from the coding sequence ATGATGAATTTTCGCAAAGCGGTTCCCCGACGGACATTTCTCCGCGGCGCCGGCAGCGTCCTCGCGCTGCCGTTGCTAGACGCCATGGTGCCCGCGTTCGCTGGCACCACCGACACCGATGACTTGACGCCGCAGCGCTTCTCCACGTCCTACGTGCCGAACGGCATCATCATGAATCGCTGGACCCCGGAGGCGGAGGGCGCGAATTTCCAGCTTACCCCCACGCTCGAGCCGCTTGCTCCCTTCCGTCAGAAGATGTTGGTGATCAGCGGGCTGGCGCATAGCAACGCACGAGCGCTGGTGGCCGATGAAGCCGGGGGGTTCCATCCTCGCGCCAGCTCCGTATTTCTCACCGGCGCTCATCCCAAGCGTACCGAAGGCGCTGATTTTCGCGTCGGTGTCTCCGTGGACCAGGTGTTGGCCAAGGAGGCGGAGAAGAAGACACAGCTGGGGTCGCTTGAGCTAGGGGTGGACGCAGCCGATCTGCTGGGCGTTTGCGATACGGGCTACACCTGCGCTTACAGCAATACGCTTTGTTGGCGCACTCCCAATGCGCCGGTGCCAATGCTGAATCATCCGCGGGAGGTATTCGAGCGGATGTTCGGCGATGCCAACAGCACCGACAGGCAGGCGCGGATAGCACGCATGCAAGAAGACCGCAGCGTGCTGGATTACGTCAGCCAGAGCTCGGCCAGCCTCCTTAAGAAGCTTGGAGCCGCCGACGGGCAGAAGATGTCGGACTACTTCGATTCCGTCCGCGATGTCGAGCGCCGCATTCAGCTGGCTGAAGAACAGTCGGCGCGCGAGCTGCCTAATTTTGACCGCCCCGCTGGTGTGCCGGCCAAATATACCGAGCACACCAAGCTGATGTTCGATCTCGAGGTTCTTGCTTTCCAGAGCGACATCACACGCGTGGCCACATTCATGATGGGCCGCGAGCAGGGTACGCGCGTCTTTGACGAACTTGGTATCTCCGACGCTTACCATCCGCTGACACACCACCAGGGTGATCCGGTCAAAATCTCCAAAGTCACCAAGATTGACCTGCTGCACACGCAGCTGTTTGCATACTTTCTGGAGCGGCTCAGTGCGACGCCGGATGGCGATGGGACCCTGCTCGACCACGTGGCCGCCCTTTATGGCTGCTGCATCAGCGATGGAAACATTCACCTCAATCACGACCTTCCCGTGCTGCTGATGGGTGGTGGCGTGAAGCTGCGCATGGGCCGGCATGTGAGATTTCCGCAGCACACGCCTATGTCGAATTTCTATGTAACACTGCTGAATCAATTCGGCGTGAGTGCAAGTTCCTTCGGAGACAGCAGCGCGAAGCTGGCGCTGTAG